The nucleotide window GCCCAACTCGCGCTTTTGATGGACCCTGAAAGCTGTGATTAATTGAGGTGATGGTGCACTTTTGTGTGGGCATAcgtacatcctacactactgtATACAAATAAACGTATTAAAAGGAACATGGCTTCGGTTTGCCAAGGAATTAATATGCTCCGTAATGACAGACGTTCAAAAacgttttaatacatttaatttgtaatgcactttatatttaagaaaatcccaaagtgctacgTTTTATGTTTACATTTAGGTTTCTGGCAGACGAGGTTCCCCACCAGCTGCATCCAGGCTCCAGCTGAGCTATGCTGCATAGTCGTGTTCTACATTTAAGTTCTCTGTtatatgcttttgcaaaaaacttttttctaaATTCCCGAGCAAAGATTCCTATGCAAACTTTCCAGAAACCTTCTGGAAATTTACCAGAACCTCTTGCCCCTTTGCAACGCTAGGTAAATGTATGCCTTAGGGTTTGAGTAATTCAGCAGCAAAGCACCTTCTGCTTTCAGAACTAAGCTTAATCCTGACATCACATTTACTTAGACTGTTCTTAACATGGTCAATTTCACAATTATTCAAATGGGGTGTTGGATCAATGATGAGGGCCTCATAAGTAGTCTGTTTTAGTTTAATAGAAAAACACTTGCATCCACAAACCCCAGAACTCAATTTACAAATACTGATCATCTCATGCTTTGGTCGTTGTCCTGTAACATCAGCGGAGATCCAAACGACTTGGTACGACGAGATAACCCCGGTCTTTGAGCGATACTCTCAACGTAGTTCGCATCCTCGTGGTTGGAAAGTTCTCCGCTGCTTTAGGAGTCTCCATATGTTTCACTGAGAGGATGCCACACATTCCTCCTGTACGTCTGAACATTTCACTCCGGCTGGTCCACCAGGTCATTCTGCTCAAAGTACCTGCAGGAAGGAAAAAGTAATGGATCGTGCATGCAGCGCATCGGTTTTATCTATAgcgacaacaaaaaaatatatatctactCTTGTTATCTACACAAGATCATACTCTTTGCCAGTGGTTTAGTACATTATGTAAAAAGAACAATAAGTTCTTTTGGAATAGTAATGGAATCTTAAGTAAAGAGGTCAAATGAGACACCAGAGTTTACATTTTGTACTACCATGCCGTTTGTAAGTGTTCACAGTGGTAGTTACCTGGCAACAAGACAGATGAGGAGGTTGAGGGCAGGCAGATTCTCGTCCCCTTGACTCTCCTGTGGAATCAAAAAGAACAGTCCCGGCTGTGAATGgcgcacattttttaaaaagtacagtgaTGGTTCTTCTACCGGAATACAACTTTTTTGGATTCATGGTATGTGGCACGAGCTGCGAGAAACAATGAAGCCAAAGCAGCCACCGATAGTTTGACGCACAAACGGGGTCGTACCAGTGTGCTGCGGAGCTGAGCACATCTCCTGGCCAGCTGTCGgatggaggagtgggcttcGGGCAGCAGAGGCTTCTCCAGGCAGGCCAACAGGGCGTACAGCCAGCGACCCTGAGACCAGCGAACCGGTGCATATCGCACGTGAGGAGTCGGCAAaacaatttgaaaaacaaaacaaaacgaggAGCAACTCAACAACGTGAACTCACCAACTGCGGCGCAAACTCGTGTTCCTCAAACCAGCCAATCAGGACTTCCATCACCATCAGCACTGTGGACTGACGACACGCAGAGAGAGGCGAGGCGAGGGGAGGGCGTAATCAAGACACTTGAACTGATTTGAGATAGTGAGCTACgtgggtgaagaggaggaggctgctcaCCTGGTTCAGTCTGCTGACAATGGTGAGGAAGGGCGGGAAGCCCACCTGAGCAGACACGCGGTTTATTAGCATATATACAGCATACCTGAAAAATTAGGTTCAATCGTAAATCCCAATAGTTCATCCAACCTTGCGGTAGTCCAGCGCCGCCTCTGGTTCACCATCTGTATTGCAGGAGCCCAGATAGACCGTCTCCCCTAAACAGAACCTCTTCCAGCCCTCCTCATCCGTGAGCTTTGgctgtgggacacacacacacacacacacacgcatacaaatGTGAAGTTATAACAAATACAGGTGTTTCCAGTGATCACCATAGACATATGCTCTCGAGGTGACGCCTCCAACGTGAAGGGGATCGGTTGACGCTAATGAACTTGCCATCTCCTCACCATCAGCACATTGTCATCCAGAGTGTGGTTGCTCCAGTGATTCCGGTTCTTTGTGATGCTCTGAATGCAAAAGACAGAACCCACAAATAATTGGATTGTTGAAAGGGATTCTTATGTTGCGTGAAAAGAGGGTATTCAATTACCCTGCCAATCGGCACCGTtacaacacacatttaaaaacaggtAAACGTTGCGTTGGGGTTTTGgttgtttaaaatgtacacatgGTATTTTTCAATTGTGTGTactaaagtaaataaagtactCGAAAGTGTCTTATGGGTTGAAGTTTACCTGCCGGACATCTGAGAAGTTACCGACTTGATGCTGCTGCCAGCTGAGGCTGGGCGAGAACCCCTCTGGAGCCGCATGGCAGCCCGCCACCTTCACACACGAGACACCTCATGGAGGAATGGAACACACAGGCTATCCCATCCACCCCGACATCCACCCCAACATCCTCTCATCCACCCAAAcatccccccatccccccatccACCCCAACATCCTCTCATCCACCCCAACATCCGCCCCATCCATCCCAACATCCTTCCATCCACCCCAACATCCTCCGTGCATCCCTTGAAACTTCATACTTTTAATTAACAGTGTGGCTACTAAAACAATAGTGATTGGAtttgtagattaaaaaaaaagatttaaaggaGATGATTCATTCTGATAGAGTTACTCAAATAAACAGCATCAAAATGAAAGAGGACCATGAAGACATGCAACTTCTTGCACTGTAACCGCCCCCCCTTTGTGTGAGCATTTACTCACAGAGGCATTAATTGTTTGCTTCTTCTTCAGTTTCTTGGGGTCGATGTGAGCAACCACCACCTCCGGGCACAGAGACGCCTCCAGCCTGCCGGAGAGCACATCAAACTCACATAACACCGTCTTCATACAATTACGCACTCACATcaaaaataaacactttcaaTCGGAGGAGAGTTGAGTGCGCGTGGAAGCATTCAATATAAACATACAACATGTTTTGTGGCTGTCGCAGTACAGTTATATCATTGGGTTCAATGAGGTCAACGTTAGTTATTGAGGGGAACTCACTGGACCTGTCGCAGGTACTCTCGGGGGTTTCTCGGCGGTCCGTTCGGGTCCAGGTCCTCTGAAGCGGCTCCGAACTCAACGGGCAGCAGCCTCGGCATTAACTCCTCCACGTCCGACTTCATGTTGAAAACAAGCGAAAGCCGACTTCTCTCAAGACATGTGGGCTCGAATGTTGTTGCGTATCAAACACTTGTGCCAGTCTCCCAAACTAGGAAGCCATCTTGATTGGGAGCGCGCAGTGATGACGTCGAATCCCTGCGCGCTGTGCTGGTTGTTATGGTGATGTAGTTAGGCTGAAGTCCACAAAGGGTCCACGACTTAGCCTGacaaaagataataataatcagcCGCTATgttcttttaaatgtattccACGGTGAGATGTCCATTGTGGAAGCTCGTCTGTGATGTTGAACCCAAATAGAAGttaaaatttgaaaaatgtacaaaaccTTTGAACAGTGTCCAGATAATGCTGCATTGCCAAACAGCTCTGAACAGTTAATGATTATCCTCACTAGCATTATTTCTTATCTCGTCTCTCTCATTCACCATTGAGTCTTCATGACAGCAGCAGCTTAGAGTCAATGTCCACTTGCCAGCACAGCTGGCCGCAGTTCTTTCGGAGTTAGCATGGACATTTCCTATTAACACACTCctcttaaaacaacaacaatggctTTTTCACAGACATGCACGATTCTGTGGGGTACATGCATAGTTTTAGTGATTTTACCTCACTTCAGTCTGGGATTGTTGTCTGACTACAAGATCTGTGGAGATACTGAGTGTGAAAGTaagtttttaaatattatattgtaGTTCGTAACACAGTTTATATGTAATTGAGTCTGTATTTTCTGTATTTATGATGATAATCTacaagtttgtttgtgtgtgtgtgtgtatattttaatgttgtaatcttgtgtgtgtgaaggcctGTTGAGCAGAGCACAGGCCACCAGGGACCACCAAGGCAAAGACTGTCGGTTCCTGAGCTTCAGACGAGGGGAAACCATTTTTGTTTACCAAAAACTGACCGGAAAGAGAGAAGACCTCTGGGCAGGCAGCGTGAGTCTGAGCTCCATATCTTGTCTTAAACAGTCCCTTGTGTGAGGTTCTACATTGAACAGATTGGACATGATTATAATACAGATGATTCTCAGCACTGATTGGCCAGTCTTGGTATCATaatgatgaaaaaatgaatgaatatgccGACCCAGTATCACTATTTACCAGATTTAAAGGGTAAATTATTTTCCTAAAATAATAaaccacttttttttcaaaccttaGTGACCCGTGAATTACTCAAAATTCCTGTTACTGCACTGAGTGACTTAAGGCAAGGCAGAGACAAGAATCAATGTGAATCTACCTTTTAATGTTTCAAACAAATGTCCACTTAAATGAAATCATAGCCGAGGAACCTTAGACGAGGAAGGAAACTTTTTAAGAAAATGCCTTGAATGTACTTCATCTTCATTTTTTGTCCGTTTTTCGTGTCCTCTCCTGTTGATAGCCGCGTGCTGCTTCCCTCCATTTGTCCACAATACTGCTGTTGGCTTAAAAACTGCTTTCTTTTGCTTTCAGATTAACAAACAGTTTGGCTATTTCCCAAAGGAAGCGGTGCAAGAGGAGCAGGTCTACGCTACTTCGGAGAAAATAGTGGAAACTCAGGTAAATAGGCTTTGATTTCAATAGCTCTTCAGATTGTGGTCTCATCAAATCATTCCCTTTCATGAAGACAGAAGCGTGTGGTTGATAATGAATTTAAAACATATGTTATACTGTGATGTGTTACCGTCTTAAAGCCCAAGTAAATACTAACGTTGAAcctgttcttcctcctcataTCCTCTCTTGATTCAGAAATCCGATTTCTTTTGCATCGATGAATTTGGTTACTTCATTGACTCCAGTCATTTGGacgatgatgctgatgatgatcagaaaaaccaggtgtctgAAACCACCCAAACATCTCCATTTCCCCGTGCCACAAGCACTGAGAGTCCCTCGACATCCGAAGAGGCCTCCACAGGATCTCCAGTTTCGGCAGTGTCCACCCCTGCAGAAGAGGATGAAGGCAAAAGTGCTGACGACGCAGCTTCTCGGAGTGACGAGGGTGCGCGAGAGACTCCGGCGGCTCTGAGGGAACAAGGTGGGTCTGCCCCCTCTTCTTCCTGGCTCGGTTCCTCAGTGACAGGATGGTTAGGTCTGGCTGAGGAGGACGAAGgagggaagaaagaggagaaaacggAGAACCGGGCCAAAGCTTCTGCCGTGACAGAACGGCTGGGGTTGGGGGGAGACCCGAAACCGGATGACGTCTTGAAAAGTAGAGgagcaaacacagaaaatggagaTTTTTTCACAGCAACCATGACTGGGTGGCTCGGCTATGGAGGAGAgacaaaaacagcagaaaaagaGCAAGATGACAAAAGAGAAGATGACAAAGAACCAGCAGAGAGATTCAGGAGTAGGAGGATGTCTCTGGATCTAGATGGAAGCCAATTGCacgaagaggagaagaaagagaccGGGACACTGGATTGGCTGGGAAGCAGACTGTCAAACACGCTGAGGTTCGGCCTGACACCTGAAAGAGAGGCCAAAGAGAcggaccaggaggaggaggaacagctggCTCCTGGTTCTTGGTTGGATATGGGGATCAAGGACATTTTAGGCTTCGGAGAAGACAAGAAGGAAGTTGATGAGAGGGCAGGAAGTAGttttaaggagacagaggagaacaAAACCTTTGAGCCTCTGACAGACTCAGAGAACTTGGATGTCAGTCAATCTCAAGGTGCACTGACAGGGGAAGTAGGGACAGAAACTAGTAATGAATCAAAGGTGGAAGAAACTGCACCAGACCAGAATGTCGCATCAGAGATCCAAGTCCATGCTGAAAACAACGACCTTGGTTCTTCAGACAGCACCAAGGAAAGTGTCTCCACTGAAGATGCAGCAACCAAGGTCGACCTTCATGATGTTCCTCCTCAGACCGATTTAGAGAAACCTTCCCAGACTGAGGGTGGATTGTCTTTAATGTTCAACAGCAGTAAGGAGAAAAAGGATGACGATGTTTCAGATAATCGCAAGAATGATAAATCTACAGAAATGGAGGGTAAAGCTCATCAGATGTCCAAACCAATAGGAAACCAGGCAGAGGGTAATAACAGAGAGGCAGTCGGAGACGAGAGCAAAACTGCAAGTGGCAATGATCAGGATTTACATACACAATCTGGCACCAACATTGGGTCTGACTCCAGTTCTGTGGTTTTGAATTTAAACTCCGAGGGGCAATCTGTAGACGAGCATGAGGACAAAACAGGGGACGGGGTGGAAGAAGGGGCAGACAATCCAAATCAGACTGATTACGTAGATGAATCCATCGATGAGATTAAAATCGGTACGGGTAGCCATGAAGGTGAAGGGAATGGAGCAGAGACAAGTGTCCTTCATCAAGAAATTCCGACGGCTGATGACCAAGCAGAACAAAGTGATGGCAGAGGGGCGAGCGGTGGGAAGACTCGGCCTTCGTTGTCGTCGGGCGCAGTTGAGGAGAGACATGAAGCAGTCTCCAATGAGGATGAACCGCTACTTGCTCACAGCGTTGGAAACAAGGACGATAGTTCAGATTCTCTAGCTGTGATTGATAGTCCAGGCGCGGAGACACTTCAGGGTGAGACGGGAGAGGAGGGTGAGACTAGAGCGACAACACAGAAAGAGAACACGAGTGCAGTTCAGGAGTCCGTTTCCCCACAATTGCAACAGCGATCCACTCAAAGTGTTGGTGAGGAACACAAGTTAGAGAAAACTATTCCAGAAACTCAGAGAGATAGCGGCAGTATTAACCTCCAGAGTGAGACAACAGAGTCAGAGAAATACAGTTGGAATGAAAGTGGTCTCGAGTCAGCTATATTCTCTCGAAATGAGACTCAGACTGAGGAAGTGAGGtcaaaggaagaggaaaaggaggaaagtgaagagttgaagggagaggagagacagatggaagtgaaagaaataaaggaagacgagaaagggaaggaaaggCAGAAGATacaagaagaggagaaacaggaggaaGTCGAAGAGACAAAGGAAGAAATGAAACAAGAAGAAGGGAAGAAGctaaaggaagaggagaaacaggaggaaGTCGAAGAGACAAAGGAAGAGATGAAACAAGAAGAAGGGAAGAAGctaaaggaagaggagaaacaagaagaagGGAAGACGataaaggaagaggagaaacaagaagaagGGAAGACAataaaggaagaggagaaacaggaggaaGTCGAAGAGacaaaggaagaggagaaacaagaagaagggaagaagataaaggaagaggagaaacaggagaAGGTAAAGGAGATAAAGGAAGcgaagaaagaagaggaaggaaagaagataatggaagaggagaaacaggagaAGGCAAAGGAGATAAAGGAAgtgaagaaagaagaggaggaaaaggagataAAGGAAGCGAAGAAacaagaggaagggaagaaggtAAAAGACGAGGACAAACAGGAGGAAGTCAAGAAGATAAAGGAAGCGAagaaacaggaagaggaaaaggtgaTAAAGGAAGCGAAGAAACAAGAGGAAGGAAAGATGATAatggaagaggagaaacaggaggaagaaaaggagataAAGGAAGAGGATAAACAGGAGGAAAGcgaggagacagaggaagagaagaaacaagTGGAAGGGAAGATTataaaggaagaggagaaacagacaGGGACGGAGCACTTAAAGGAAGAGAAAAATCATTCaaatggagaggaagagaagcagcGGGAGGTGtcaaagagagaggaggaacagGGTGACGTTAAGGAGTTAAACCAAGAGGGGAAGCAGCAGGAGACAGAAGAGTtcaaagaggaaagggaggtaGAAGAATTGGAAGATCAGGcgcgagaaaaagaaaaggtcatggccgaaataaaagaggaaaaggtcgaggagaaggagaacacgGAGCATTTGAGGCggaacaaagaggaagaggggatcCTTGAACGTTCAAAAGAGCTTTGCTCTGAAACTAGCAAAGAGGGATTTGTGCAGGacagagatgaaaatgattttgcTAGCACAAACCACAACTCAATAAAGGAAGGGAGAGTGGCGACAGCACAGCAAAATCTAGTAGCCGACACTGATCAAACATTAGCAGACAGGCTAGGAGACGGTCAGCCAGTACCAGTTGAAGGTGTGGAGAAGGATGAGGATGTAATAAaggtggagaaagaaaaggacgaGAATAAAGATGATGGTGCCATGGAAGATCAGGGGAAGAACAATGATTTGCGACATTCAGGTGAGAGTACTAAATCACTTTCACTTGGCCACACAACTCAGAACACAGAAGATGATCAGCGACTTTCCAGTGAGGCCCACAACACCAAGCTTGAATTCACTGAAACCGTCAGCATCGGGGTTTCAGCTGAGAAGAAAACCGAGCAAGTGCACTCTGATCATATGATAGTAACAGAGATGCACACTGACAGGGAGGAGACCGCTAGTCATGGCGAGTCCAGGACAGACGTGGTGGAAGAGGTTCCTGTTTTGTCCGCTGTGATGTCTGAAGAAACCTTTCCGTCCGACGGTCACAATGTAGGGACGTCAAGAGAGCCTCCGAGCGCAGGAGCGTTCGGCCTTTTCAAAAGCACCGTTAGCTTTTTCAGATCCTCCGTCGCCAATACTGAGGGACCTAACGAGTCCGCACCAAGTTTGGGTTCTAACACAGGCCCAAACAATGAACAAGCACCTCCCCCTcctgaacaggaagtggatACAACCCACAGTTCAAATCAGGTTTACGTACAAGATTTGCACTCTGACTCTCCCGTCACCGCGTCACTGCCGCGGCCTTCTCCCCCCCTTGGGGAGGCCCGGCGATCCCCTCCGTCCCCAACGCAGATCCATTCTCACCCTGTGGAAAGCCCCCTCCAGACCAAAACCCCCACCAGACACAACAAGAGCCTCCTAGGCCACATGAGCGCAGACGAGGCGACCATCCTGACGGAGCTCTTTGGCCGACACAAGCTGCAGTTTTTGGACTACGCTTTAGGGAGCGCGGTAACCGAGGCCAATCAGCCCGATGGCGATGACTCCATATTGCTGGATATAGAGAGGCTCCTGGGTCATTACAGAGAGGCACTGGTGGCTCCCAGCATGGGGTTGGCGGACGCACCGCGGGAGGACAAGGAAAAGACCAGAACGCTCATCGCGCTTCAGAAGCTAGAAACGATGCTGGCAAGAGTAAGGGAGACTTTCAGCACAGGTGAATCAGACGTCAGCAGCAGTTTTTTTATGGCCTCAAAGATATTGTTTCAGGTAGTTTGATGTTGGAATTCAAGTATGGGTTTGACTCAAAATCATCTCAATcagagtgcatgtgtgttccCTGTTAAATGCAGCCGGGCCCAACTCGGTCAGGGAATCGTACCCAACTCACGGCAAGACACCCGCTGAGGACGTCCCCCCTGGGAGCCTGGAGAGGAACGCTCCAAGGGATGAATGGATCGGGGAGGATGAAGCCAAAGATGGAAGACTGGGTGGAAGCACAGCAAAACAGGGGCTGACTGAGGATGAACGaagagtggaggaggaagaaagaagggaaagagagagacggcgCCCGGAGGCCCTTCCTCACATTCAGCCAGCATCACCACACCCACCTGAAGGTA belongs to Gasterosteus aculeatus chromosome 15, fGasAcu3.hap1.1, whole genome shotgun sequence and includes:
- the mia2 gene encoding cTAGE family member 5 isoform X2; protein product: MAFSQTCTILWGTCIVLVILPHFSLGLLSDYKICGDTECESLLSRAQATRDHQGKDCRFLSFRRGETIFVYQKLTGKREDLWAGSINKQFGYFPKEAVQEEQVYATSEKIVETQKSDFFCIDEFGYFIDSSHLDDDADDDQKNQVSETTQTSPFPRATSTESPSTSEEASTGSPVSAVSTPAEEDEGKSADDAASRSDEGARETPAALREQGGSAPSSSWLGSSVTGWLGLAEEDEGGKKEEKTENRAKASAVTERLGLGGDPKPDDVLKSRGANTENGDFFTATMTGWLGYGGETKTAEKEQDDKREDDKEPAERFRSRRMSLDLDGSQLHEEEKKETGTLDWLGSRLSNTLRFGLTPEREAKETDQEEEEQLAPGSWLDMGIKDILGFGEDKKEVDERAGSSFKETEENKTFEPLTDSENLDVSQSQGALTGEVGTETSNESKVEETAPDQNVASEIQVHAENNDLGSSDSTKESVSTEDAATKVDLHDVPPQTDLEKPSQTEGGLSLMFNSSKEKKDDDVSDNRKNDKSTEMEGKAHQMSKPIGNQAEGNNREAVGDESKTASGNDQDLHTQSGTNIGSDSSSVVLNLNSEGQSVDEHEDKTGDGVEEGADNPNQTDYVDESIDEIKIGTGSHEGEGNGAETSVLHQEIPTADDQAEQSDGRGASGGKTRPSLSSGAVEERHEAVSNEDEPLLAHSVGNKDDSSDSLAVIDSPGAETLQGETGEEGETRATTQKENTSAVQESVSPQLQQRSTQSVGEEHKLEKTIPETQRDSGSINLQSETTESEKYSWNESGLESAIFSRNETQTEEVRSKEEEKEESEELKGEERQMEVKEIKEDEKGKERQKIQEEEKQEEVEETKEEMKQEEGKKLKEEEKQEEVEETKEEMKQEEGKKLKEEEKQEEGKTIKEEEKQEEGKTIKEEEKQEEVEETKEEEKQEEGKKIKEEEKQEKVKEIKEAKKEEEGKKIMEEEKQEKAKEIKEVKKEEEEKEIKEAKKQEEGKKVKDEDKQEEVKKIKEAKKQEEEKVIKEAKKQEEGKMIMEEEKQEEEKEIKEEDKQEESEETEEEKKQVEGKIIKEEEKQTGTEHLKEEKNHSNGEEEKQREVSKREEEQGDVKELNQEGKQQETEEFKEEREVEELEDQAREKEKVMAEIKEEKVEEKENTEHLRRNKEEEGILERSKELCSETSKEGFVQDRDENDFASTNHNSIKEGRVATAQQNLVADTDQTLADRLGDGQPVPVEGVEKDEDVIKVEKEKDENKDDGAMEDQGKNNDLRHSGESTKSLSLGHTTQNTEDDQRLSSEAHNTKLEFTETVSIGVSAEKKTEQVHSDHMIVTEMHTDREETASHGESRTDVVEEVPVLSAVMSEETFPSDGHNVGTSREPPSAGAFGLFKSTVSFFRSSVANTEGPNESAPSLGSNTGPNNEQAPPPPEQEVDTTHSSNQVYVQDLHSDSPVTASLPRPSPPLGEARRSPPSPTQIHSHPVESPLQTKTPTRHNKSLLGHMSADEATILTELFGRHKLQFLDYALGSAVTEANQPDGDDSILLDIERLLGHYREALVAPSMGLADAPREDKEKTRTLIALQKLETMLARVRETFSTAGPNSVRESYPTHGKTPAEDVPPGSLERNAPRDEWIGEDEAKDGRLGGSTAKQGLTEDERRVEEEERRERERRRPEALPHIQPASPHPPEGVIRQILEFAHQIGKDLTSYMHAARELLIWLISQVVSSLPDDIRPGPDLYGLSWEPVIVSSLVGLVTMLLFTCRCYSSVKSRMYRSKERRMAEQVTQLLDEKCKVLEDLSKCQQEYDGLESTLKENGVLAQTQKTEHLEVKARQLGHAKRELDRDVEQLKKQLDQQREQRIEQERKIALLEETIKTSEEESRDLLSQDEQAQTTLKVYSMNSDRLQGNLGTAGEESALLQESNAQLRQQVEGWAERVSELEAEMSRCEVAHGAMLQDVATKDERIMSLTDRLLGMKGWDSDLEEEEAEAGGQKENSNGRAEANGKAEVKDTQGHLQKVQKLIYAAKLNADLKAVDEDKDRLFAKLSDEVKAKEELQESIREMNNDKLSLQSDSEQYQDQVQRLQQKLQIMTEMYQENELKLHRLLTVEEKERLQKEEKLNKADKNIALAMEELSNYRQRAGEMEEELEKTKQSYQTQISAHEKKAHNNWLAARAADRDLADIRRENSLYRQKLTDTQFKLDALDKDPYALDSLARPLPFRAERSPYGPSPLGRPASETRAFLSPPTLMDGPPARLSPRGYMFPESGGPMYRRPPLGPFYHPRGLVPVPPHPADIADGSYRDGPGDPELTESGPGDRRTPPEADPRIGGAPPPGHPMGPVGGPFPRRGPYGPPPPDFYPTRGPAGPPMMPMWAPPPPGMIFPPRFPPGGPNAPRPYYAPPMRPPLLDGHPQPSMGPLPPQQAVPSLPHSQSAEEHLPPPEDVI
- the mia2 gene encoding cTAGE family member 5 isoform X1, whose translation is MAFSQTCTILWGTCIVLVILPHFSLGLLSDYKICGDTECESLLSRAQATRDHQGKDCRFLSFRRGETIFVYQKLTGKREDLWAGSINKQFGYFPKEAVQEEQVYATSEKIVETQKSDFFCIDEFGYFIDSSHLDDDADDDQKNQVSETTQTSPFPRATSTESPSTSEEASTGSPVSAVSTPAEEDEGKSADDAASRSDEGARETPAALREQGGSAPSSSWLGSSVTGWLGLAEEDEGGKKEEKTENRAKASAVTERLGLGGDPKPDDVLKSRGANTENGDFFTATMTGWLGYGGETKTAEKEQDDKREDDKEPAERFRSRRMSLDLDGSQLHEEEKKETGTLDWLGSRLSNTLRFGLTPEREAKETDQEEEEQLAPGSWLDMGIKDILGFGEDKKEVDERAGSSFKETEENKTFEPLTDSENLDVSQSQGALTGEVGTETSNESKVEETAPDQNVASEIQVHAENNDLGSSDSTKESVSTEDAATKVDLHDVPPQTDLEKPSQTEGGLSLMFNSSKEKKDDDVSDNRKNDKSTEMEGKAHQMSKPIGNQAEGNNREAVGDESKTASGNDQDLHTQSGTNIGSDSSSVVLNLNSEGQSVDEHEDKTGDGVEEGADNPNQTDYVDESIDEIKIGTGSHEGEGNGAETSVLHQEIPTADDQAEQSDGRGASGGKTRPSLSSGAVEERHEAVSNEDEPLLAHSVGNKDDSSDSLAVIDSPGAETLQGETGEEGETRATTQKENTSAVQESVSPQLQQRSTQSVGEEHKLEKTIPETQRDSGSINLQSETTESEKYSWNESGLESAIFSRNETQTEEVRSKEEEKEESEELKGEERQMEVKEIKEDEKGKERQKIQEEEKQEEVEETKEEMKQEEGKKLKEEEKQEEVEETKEEMKQEEGKKLKEEEKQEEGKTIKEEEKQEEGKTIKEEEKQEEVEETKEEEKQEEGKKIKEEEKQEKVKEIKEAKKEEEGKKIMEEEKQEKAKEIKEVKKEEEEKEIKEAKKQEEGKKVKDEDKQEEVKKIKEAKKQEEEKVIKEAKKQEEGKMIMEEEKQEEEKEIKEEDKQEESEETEEEKKQVEGKIIKEEEKQTGTEHLKEEKNHSNGEEEKQREVSKREEEQGDVKELNQEGKQQETEEFKEEREVEELEDQAREKEKVMAEIKEEKVEEKENTEHLRRNKEEEGILERSKELCSETSKEGFVQDRDENDFASTNHNSIKEGRVATAQQNLVADTDQTLADRLGDGQPVPVEGVEKDEDVIKVEKEKDENKDDGAMEDQGKNNDLRHSGESTKSLSLGHTTQNTEDDQRLSSEAHNTKLEFTETVSIGVSAEKKTEQVHSDHMIVTEMHTDREETASHGESRTDVVEEVPVLSAVMSEETFPSDGHNVGTSREPPSAGAFGLFKSTVSFFRSSVANTEGPNESAPSLGSNTGPNNEQAPPPPEQEVDTTHSSNQVYVQDLHSDSPVTASLPRPSPPLGEARRSPPSPTQIHSHPVESPLQTKTPTRHNKSLLGHMSADEATILTELFGRHKLQFLDYALGSAVTEANQPDGDDSILLDIERLLGHYREALVAPSMGLADAPREDKEKTRTLIALQKLETMLARVRETFSTAGPNSVRESYPTHGKTPAEDVPPGSLERNAPRDEWIGEDEAKDGRLGGSTAKQGLTEDERRVEEEERRERERRRPEALPHIQPASPHPPEGVIRQILEFAHQIGKDLTSYMHAARELLIWLISQVVSSLPDDIRPGPDLYGLSWEPVIVSSLVGLVTMLLFTCRCYSSVKSRMYRSKERRMAEQVTQLLDEKCKVLEDLSKCQQEYDGLESTLKENGVLAQTQKTEHLEVKARQLGHAKRELDRDVEQLKKQLDQQREQRIEQERKIALLEETIKTSEEESRDLLSQDEQAQTTLKVYSMNSDRLQGNLGTAGEESALLQESNAQLRQQVEGWAERVSELEAEMSRCEVAHGAMLQDVATKDERIMSLTDRLLGMKGWDSDLEEEEAEAGGQKENSNGRAEANGKAEVKDTQGHLQKVQKLIYAAKLNADLKAVDEDKDRLFAKLSDEVKAKEELQESIREMNNDKLSLQSDSEQYQDQVQRLQQKLQIMTEMYQENELKLHRLLTVEEKERLQKEEKLNKADKNIALAMEELSNYRQRAGEMEEELEKTKQSYQTQISAHEKKAHNNWLAARAADRDLADIRRENSLYRQKLTDTQFKLDALDKDPYALDSLARPLPFRAERSPYGPSPLGRPASETRAFLSPPTLMDGPPARLSPRGELERSGGPHSDSGSISPTWERDRRGPPPGPPGPLGPPGYMFPESGGPMYRRPPLGPFYHPRGLVPVPPHPADIADGSYRDGPGDPELTESGPGDRRTPPEADPRIGGAPPPGHPMGPVGGPFPRRGPYGPPPPDFYPTRGPAGPPMMPMWAPPPPGMIFPPRFPPGGPNAPRPYYAPPMRPPLLDGHPQPSMGPLPPQQAVPSLPHSQSAEEHLPPPEDVI